One Enterococcus silesiacus genomic window carries:
- a CDS encoding guanine permease — translation MEKFFKLKENKTTISTEMMAGVTTFFAMSYILFVNPSILSQTGMPFQAVFLATIIASIIGTLIMGLFANVPYAQAPGMGLNAFFTFTVVFGLGYTWQQALAMVFICGLINVLITVTKIRKLIIKAIPESMQHAIGGGIGIFVAYVGIKNAKLLDFTVQAEPKNGVVNGDSIVPALGNFNNPEIILAVIGLVLTTVLVVLNVRGAILIGIVATTIIAIPLGVVHLSSINWQENSLGSSIGALGTTFGAAFGADGMQSLFSDASKIPQVLMTVIAFSLSDTFDTIGTFIGTGRRTGIFSKEDELALEDSKGFSTKMDKALFADAIATSIGAVFGTSNTTTYVESAAGIGAGGRTGLTSVVVAALFALSSLFSPLIAIVPAQATAPALILVGVMMLASFKDIEWTNLEEAVPAFFASIFMGLCYSISYGIAAGFIFYAIVKVAKGKFNEVSPILWVVNALFILNFIILAIL, via the coding sequence ATGGAAAAGTTTTTCAAATTAAAAGAAAACAAGACAACTATTTCAACGGAAATGATGGCAGGGGTAACGACATTTTTTGCAATGAGCTATATTTTATTTGTAAACCCGTCAATTTTATCTCAAACAGGCATGCCATTTCAGGCAGTATTTTTAGCAACAATTATTGCATCGATCATCGGAACATTGATCATGGGGCTTTTTGCAAATGTTCCCTATGCACAGGCACCAGGGATGGGGCTTAACGCTTTTTTCACCTTCACTGTTGTCTTTGGTTTAGGTTATACGTGGCAGCAAGCACTGGCGATGGTCTTTATCTGTGGTTTGATCAACGTCTTGATTACCGTGACTAAAATCCGCAAATTGATTATCAAAGCTATCCCGGAAAGTATGCAACATGCAATCGGCGGTGGTATTGGAATTTTTGTGGCTTATGTAGGAATCAAAAATGCTAAGCTTTTGGATTTTACAGTCCAAGCAGAGCCGAAAAATGGCGTTGTTAATGGAGATAGTATTGTTCCAGCTTTAGGAAATTTCAACAATCCAGAAATTATATTGGCCGTGATTGGTCTAGTTTTAACAACCGTATTAGTCGTGTTAAATGTTCGTGGTGCGATTTTGATTGGGATCGTAGCGACTACGATTATCGCTATTCCATTAGGTGTTGTTCATTTATCTTCAATCAATTGGCAGGAAAATTCTTTGGGAAGCTCAATTGGTGCATTAGGAACAACTTTTGGTGCAGCTTTTGGAGCTGACGGGATGCAGTCGTTGTTTAGTGATGCCTCAAAAATCCCGCAAGTCTTAATGACAGTGATTGCGTTTAGTTTATCAGATACATTTGATACGATTGGTACGTTTATCGGTACAGGTCGTCGTACAGGTATTTTTTCTAAGGAAGATGAATTGGCTCTAGAAGATAGTAAAGGGTTTTCGACAAAAATGGATAAAGCACTGTTTGCTGATGCGATTGCAACATCGATTGGGGCTGTTTTTGGAACGTCAAATACAACAACTTATGTAGAGAGTGCCGCAGGAATTGGCGCTGGTGGGCGAACTGGTTTGACGTCTGTTGTAGTAGCCGCTTTATTTGCCTTAAGTAGTTTATTTTCACCACTAATTGCCATCGTTCCAGCACAAGCAACGGCTCCGGCATTGATTCTTGTAGGTGTGATGATGTTAGCCTCATTTAAAGACATTGAATGGACAAACTTAGAAGAAGCTGTTCCTGCTTTCTTCGCATCGATTTTTATGGGATTATGCTATAGCATTTCTTATGGGATCGCAGCTGGTTTTATCTTTTATGCGATCGTAAAAGTAGCAAAAGGTAAGTTCAATGAAGTTTCCCCAATCCTTTGGGTCGTCAATGCGTTATTTATTTTGAATTTTATTATCTTAGCCATCTTATAA
- a CDS encoding bifunctional metallophosphatase/5'-nucleotidase, with the protein MKKWQGSLLTVLLTIWGIGSGLVGTSNAVEAQTVGGLENNNLPIEAKTMNKQSSENENIPFQILGINDFHGALNTTGSFFDDEGKKIANAGTAPLLAGYLNRAQEQFALKNNGAQTLRVQAGDMVGASPASSGLLQDEPTIKVLNQMDFSVGTLGNHEFDEGLQEFNRIMIGGKPLNDPYGILTAYPREASKTQIVIGNVVKKGTEEIPFNWKPYTIKEVGPTNNKVKVGFIGVVTTEIPNLVLKEHYEGYDFLDEAETIAYYSSKLKEEGVNAIIVLAHIPATSKAEKVNGEAAEIIDRVNEIYPENSVDAFFAAHNHQYTNGVVNKTRVVQSTAQGKGYIDLQGILDPETKDFIETPKASVLPVDPAAKDVPKVDANVEATVKDAEERVATVTNKKIGTAKENGVITREVNEAKESPLGNLITDGQVAMAKAQGINADFAMTNNGGIRADLAVEENRDITWGAAQAVQPFGNIMQVVEMTGSQIEQVLNEQYDEEERYFLQISGLNYTYVATEDKEQPFKVHEMFKADGTPIQADQTYLVVINDFLFGGGDGFSAFTGANLVNAIQPDTETFIGYIESQEAAGKMIAASVENRKKLVDPLRPTDPQVPDPSEGEETLKRATIFDPLYEDDELLRGVTLPNATIVLYDGELPETKTRTLEDPKGDLVEQADSEGRIKINVTSLKIKGKKLLTAIVSDLQGNKAVFQIEILPKKEVLTEVTKPKDLSESGTKKELPKTGEQQSISTVLFGLAVISATFVVLSKRKFL; encoded by the coding sequence ATGAAAAAGTGGCAAGGCTCTTTGTTAACTGTTTTATTGACTATTTGGGGAATAGGCAGTGGGTTAGTTGGGACTAGTAACGCTGTAGAGGCGCAAACGGTTGGAGGATTAGAGAATAACAATCTGCCGATCGAAGCTAAAACAATGAATAAACAATCATCAGAAAATGAAAACATCCCATTCCAAATTTTAGGGATCAATGATTTTCATGGTGCGTTAAATACGACTGGATCTTTCTTTGATGATGAAGGAAAAAAAATCGCAAACGCTGGAACAGCCCCTTTATTGGCGGGGTATTTAAATCGAGCGCAAGAACAGTTTGCCTTAAAAAATAACGGTGCTCAAACATTACGTGTGCAGGCTGGCGATATGGTTGGCGCAAGTCCGGCCAGCTCTGGTTTACTTCAAGATGAGCCGACAATCAAAGTGTTGAACCAGATGGATTTCTCTGTTGGAACACTAGGTAATCATGAATTTGATGAAGGTCTCCAAGAGTTTAACCGTATCATGATCGGTGGTAAGCCATTGAATGATCCCTATGGTATCTTAACGGCTTACCCGCGAGAAGCATCAAAGACTCAAATCGTGATTGGTAATGTAGTCAAAAAGGGAACAGAAGAAATTCCTTTCAACTGGAAACCTTATACAATCAAAGAAGTAGGACCGACGAATAATAAAGTCAAGGTTGGGTTTATCGGTGTCGTCACTACAGAAATCCCAAACTTAGTTTTAAAAGAACATTACGAAGGATATGACTTTTTAGATGAAGCTGAAACGATTGCCTATTATTCTAGTAAGCTAAAGGAAGAAGGTGTGAATGCAATCATCGTGTTAGCGCATATACCGGCTACTAGTAAAGCAGAGAAAGTCAATGGGGAAGCTGCCGAAATCATTGATAGGGTCAATGAAATTTATCCTGAAAATAGCGTAGATGCATTTTTTGCGGCACATAATCATCAATATACCAATGGTGTTGTGAATAAAACAAGGGTTGTCCAGTCTACAGCGCAGGGAAAAGGGTATATTGATCTACAAGGAATCCTTGATCCTGAAACTAAGGACTTTATTGAAACACCCAAAGCGAGCGTTTTACCAGTTGATCCAGCTGCAAAAGATGTTCCTAAAGTGGATGCTAACGTTGAAGCAACGGTAAAAGATGCGGAAGAGCGTGTGGCGACTGTAACGAATAAAAAAATCGGAACAGCGAAAGAAAATGGCGTGATTACCAGAGAAGTCAATGAAGCGAAGGAATCACCACTTGGAAATCTGATTACAGATGGTCAAGTGGCCATGGCTAAGGCCCAAGGAATCAATGCTGATTTTGCTATGACTAATAATGGCGGGATCCGTGCTGATTTGGCAGTTGAGGAAAACCGAGATATTACCTGGGGAGCTGCACAAGCAGTACAGCCATTTGGGAATATCATGCAAGTGGTAGAAATGACTGGCTCTCAAATCGAGCAAGTATTAAATGAGCAGTACGATGAAGAAGAGCGGTACTTTTTACAAATTTCTGGGCTGAACTATACTTATGTAGCTACTGAGGATAAGGAACAACCGTTTAAAGTGCATGAAATGTTTAAAGCTGACGGAACACCGATTCAGGCAGATCAGACATATCTTGTTGTAATCAATGACTTTTTATTTGGTGGTGGTGATGGTTTTTCAGCCTTTACTGGAGCCAACTTAGTTAATGCGATTCAACCTGATACAGAGACATTCATTGGCTATATCGAAAGCCAAGAAGCGGCTGGAAAAATGATTGCAGCCTCTGTTGAGAATCGTAAAAAGCTCGTTGACCCGTTACGACCAACCGATCCGCAAGTGCCAGATCCAAGTGAAGGGGAAGAAACGCTTAAAAGAGCGACTATATTTGACCCGTTGTATGAAGATGACGAGCTTTTAAGAGGGGTTACATTACCAAACGCAACAATTGTACTTTATGATGGGGAATTACCTGAGACTAAGACAAGGACATTGGAAGACCCCAAAGGAGATTTAGTTGAACAAGCTGATTCGGAAGGTCGAATCAAGATTAATGTCACTTCACTAAAAATCAAAGGGAAAAAGCTATTAACAGCTATCGTAAGCGATCTGCAAGGGAATAAAGCTGTTTTTCAAATAGAGATTTTACCTAAGAAAGAAGTACTGACAGAAGTAACAAAACCAAAAGATCTTTCTGAAAGTGGAACTAAAAAAGAATTACCAAAAACAGGTGAACAACAATCAATTTCGACCGTTTTATTTGGATTAGCAGTTATTAGTGCTACTTTCGTTGTGTTATCAAAAAGAAAATTTTTGTAG
- a CDS encoding haloacid dehalogenase — translation MKKLIAIDLDGTTLNAQSLITETTEKALKKAMAHGHYVSIVTGRPYRMSGQFYRQLGLATPMVNFNGALVHMPEKQWADEKETGIQRDLVFDILAQKKALNLDFVAAENKETFYIDTLDYFDSAFFASEATPSNLLTAKNLITDPTSMMVRTSKDQAALVSDSLMKQYGEYVDVRTWGGPTPILEIVSKGIQKAKGVEQVAKYLDVKRSDIIAFGDEHNDEEMLDYVGWGVAMKNATDKIKSVANDVTDKNNDEDGLADYLERYLELND, via the coding sequence TTGAAAAAATTAATTGCAATCGACTTAGATGGTACCACTTTAAATGCACAATCACTCATTACTGAAACAACTGAAAAAGCGCTGAAAAAAGCAATGGCGCACGGGCACTACGTCAGTATCGTGACTGGACGCCCTTATCGAATGAGCGGTCAATTCTACCGCCAATTAGGCTTAGCAACACCCATGGTCAATTTTAATGGTGCACTTGTTCATATGCCTGAAAAACAATGGGCAGATGAAAAAGAAACTGGAATACAACGAGACTTAGTTTTTGATATTTTGGCTCAAAAGAAAGCCTTGAATCTTGATTTTGTCGCTGCTGAAAATAAAGAGACATTTTACATTGATACTTTGGATTACTTTGATTCGGCATTCTTTGCCTCTGAAGCTACACCAAGCAATCTTTTAACTGCTAAAAATTTGATTACGGACCCAACATCAATGATGGTCCGGACTTCAAAAGATCAAGCAGCACTCGTATCTGACTCTTTAATGAAGCAATATGGAGAGTATGTAGATGTTAGAACTTGGGGTGGACCTACCCCCATTTTGGAAATCGTCTCTAAAGGGATACAAAAAGCCAAAGGTGTGGAGCAAGTCGCTAAGTATTTAGATGTAAAGCGTTCAGATATTATTGCATTTGGCGATGAACATAACGATGAAGAAATGTTAGATTACGTTGGTTGGGGCGTTGCTATGAAAAACGCGACTGATAAGATCAAATCCGTCGCTAATGACGTTACTGACAAAAACAATGATGAAGACGGCTTAGCCGATTATCTAGAACGGTATTTAGAGTTAAATGATTAG
- a CDS encoding biotin synthase has product MDLSRKIEILAESAKYDVSCSSSGVMNNTRKGSIGSTATAGICHSFTSDGRCVSLLKLLFTNACIFDCHYCINRKSNAIPRATFTPQEVADLTMDFYMRNYIEGLFLSSAIIKNVDYTSELLIKTLKILRYEKAFKGYIHVKAIPGADEKLIEELGFLADRMSVNVELPSRESLKLLAPDKDPLALYKPMKQITHKKKEMAQVPALRNSAAFVPAGQSTQMIIGASPESDHSIVKIAEKLYQQYELKRVYYSAYIPVNHDSLLPAITTDPPLLREHRLYQADWLLRFYRFSADEILSEDKPNFNLYLDPKANWAVQHYEQFPVDVQSASYEQLLRIPGIGPKSAQNILKARKYYQLHLSDLKKLGVVIKRAQYFVSCNGITQPGLVNDPEWVISSLISSKQYETLKKANSQPLHEQLSLFDVERFETIKRKEARHAH; this is encoded by the coding sequence ATGGATTTGTCTAGAAAGATAGAAATTCTTGCTGAGTCAGCAAAGTATGATGTTTCATGTTCTAGTAGTGGTGTGATGAATAACACGCGAAAAGGCTCGATTGGCAGTACTGCAACAGCTGGAATCTGCCATTCCTTCACAAGTGACGGACGTTGTGTTTCTCTGTTAAAACTATTATTCACAAATGCTTGTATCTTTGATTGTCATTACTGCATCAATCGAAAATCCAATGCCATCCCTCGAGCGACGTTCACGCCACAAGAAGTTGCTGATTTAACGATGGATTTTTATATGAGAAATTACATTGAGGGTCTTTTCCTAAGTTCTGCTATTATAAAAAATGTCGACTATACTAGCGAATTGTTGATTAAAACATTAAAAATTTTACGTTACGAAAAAGCCTTCAAAGGCTATATCCACGTTAAAGCAATTCCAGGGGCTGATGAAAAACTGATTGAAGAACTTGGTTTTTTAGCTGATCGAATGAGCGTCAACGTAGAATTACCTTCAAGAGAAAGTCTCAAACTTTTAGCTCCTGATAAAGATCCCTTAGCACTGTATAAGCCAATGAAGCAAATTACCCACAAGAAAAAAGAAATGGCTCAAGTTCCTGCTTTGCGAAACAGCGCTGCCTTTGTTCCTGCTGGTCAGTCAACTCAAATGATTATTGGCGCTTCTCCGGAAAGCGATCATTCAATCGTTAAAATCGCTGAAAAGCTTTATCAGCAGTATGAATTAAAACGAGTCTATTATTCTGCTTATATTCCTGTAAATCATGATTCCTTGCTACCTGCAATCACAACTGATCCTCCCTTATTAAGAGAGCATCGGTTATATCAAGCAGATTGGCTATTGCGATTTTATCGTTTTTCTGCTGATGAAATTTTATCTGAAGATAAGCCTAATTTCAATTTATATCTAGATCCCAAAGCCAACTGGGCTGTTCAACATTACGAGCAATTTCCTGTCGATGTCCAATCTGCATCGTATGAACAATTATTGCGAATTCCTGGTATCGGTCCTAAAAGTGCCCAAAATATTTTAAAAGCTAGAAAATATTATCAGTTGCATTTATCTGATTTAAAGAAACTAGGAGTCGTTATCAAACGAGCACAATATTTTGTCAGCTGCAACGGTATTACCCAACCTGGATTGGTCAATGATCCTGAGTGGGTGATTTCTTCTTTGATATCATCTAAACAATATGAAACGTTAAAAAAAGCAAATAGCCAACCACTGCACGAGCAATTATCTTTATTTGATGTAGAACGCTTTGAAACAATTAAACGAAAGGAAGCTCGTCATGCTCATTGA